From Eleftheria terrae, the proteins below share one genomic window:
- a CDS encoding TetR/AcrR family transcriptional regulator translates to MSRSIPSSSARRHYLGVPAEERQQQRRRRLVEAAIAVFGERGYHAATVREVCAQARLTERYFYESFKSMAELFAAAYAEVLGQLKQRTLPAIQAHAEDRPLQMAEAGLRVFFEYVRDHPAQARLLLVDALSINQDVLQLCGDALHEYTALARELLARSPAGAPAGQAEPGLLAAGLIGFNIHVATAWLLEGCATPLDRVVQTALLAYRMLEAPPAAPPGKEH, encoded by the coding sequence GTGAGTCGATCTATTCCGTCATCGTCTGCCCGGCGGCACTACCTGGGCGTACCCGCCGAGGAGCGGCAGCAGCAGCGTCGCCGCCGCCTGGTCGAGGCCGCCATTGCGGTGTTTGGCGAGCGTGGCTACCACGCGGCCACGGTGCGCGAGGTGTGCGCCCAGGCCCGCCTGACCGAGCGCTACTTCTACGAGTCGTTCAAGAGCATGGCCGAGCTGTTTGCGGCCGCCTATGCCGAGGTGCTGGGCCAGCTCAAGCAGCGCACCCTGCCGGCCATCCAGGCCCATGCCGAGGACCGGCCGCTGCAGATGGCTGAAGCGGGCCTGCGGGTGTTCTTCGAATATGTGCGCGACCATCCGGCGCAGGCGCGCCTCCTGCTGGTGGACGCGCTCAGCATCAACCAGGACGTGCTGCAGCTGTGCGGCGACGCGCTGCACGAATACACCGCCCTGGCCCGGGAACTGCTGGCCCGCAGCCCGGCCGGCGCGCCGGCCGGACAGGCCGAGCCGGGTCTGTTGGCGGCCGGGCTGATCGGTTTCAACATCCACGTGGCCACTGCCTGGCTGCTGGAAGGCTGCGCCACCCCGCTGGACCGGGTGGTGCAGACCGCGCTGCTGGCCTACCGCATGCTCGAAGCCCCTCCCGCCGCCCCGCCCGGCAAGGAGCACTGA